A portion of the Oxynema aestuarii AP17 genome contains these proteins:
- a CDS encoding glycosyltransferase has protein sequence MIYFLTVNYYSTDWITQLLASIEANVSFSYRFILVNNSPSELSVADLKRETVEIINSPDNLGFGGGCNLGLNWIYDRDPQGIVWLVNPDTTIAPNSSDRAATFFKDYPEISILGSLVYEPSGKVWFAGGQFQRETGAIVETKTLKSTKNVAYFPCDWVSGCSLLIHLKNFKNCPQFDPEFFIYYEDFDFCRRYAEKGHAIALSPEVQTIHHPSSIVNRNLYLKYKYSTYSYLLTMQRHASGFVLFVRLMRLLFHAIALLGFKPNVAIGKLEGIANFLTRSPQVS, from the coding sequence GTGATTTACTTTCTGACTGTCAACTACTATTCTACCGATTGGATTACCCAACTTTTGGCCTCAATTGAGGCAAATGTTAGCTTTTCTTATCGGTTTATTCTGGTGAATAATTCTCCCAGTGAATTGTCAGTTGCCGATTTAAAACGGGAAACGGTAGAAATTATCAATTCTCCCGATAACTTGGGGTTTGGGGGAGGCTGTAATTTGGGGTTAAATTGGATTTACGATCGCGACCCCCAGGGGATTGTTTGGTTGGTCAATCCCGATACGACGATCGCTCCGAATTCCAGCGATCGCGCCGCCACTTTTTTTAAAGATTATCCCGAAATTTCGATTCTGGGATCTTTGGTCTACGAACCCTCCGGGAAAGTCTGGTTTGCTGGCGGACAGTTTCAACGAGAAACCGGGGCGATCGTCGAAACTAAAACTTTAAAAAGTACCAAAAATGTCGCTTATTTTCCCTGCGATTGGGTTTCGGGATGCAGCTTGTTAATTCATCTGAAAAACTTTAAGAATTGCCCCCAATTCGATCCGGAGTTTTTTATCTATTACGAAGACTTCGACTTTTGTCGTCGCTACGCCGAGAAAGGTCACGCGATCGCCCTCTCTCCAGAAGTTCAAACCATTCATCATCCTTCGTCAATTGTCAATCGGAATTTATATCTAAAATACAAATACAGCACCTATAGTTATCTCCTGACGATGCAACGTCACGCCAGTGGATTTGTCTTATTTGTCCGCTTAATGCGCTTACTATTCCACGCGATCGCCCTCCTCGGCTTCAAGCCGAACGTGGCGATCGGCAAACTCGAAGGAATTGCTAACTTTTTAACGCGATCGCCCCAAGTTTCGTGA
- a CDS encoding peroxiredoxin: MLAIFRRPLLNVLLATVLAGVAWIAGISGAQALGGAQPAIGEPAPEFTLPTHTGDGEISLSDYRGQWVVVYFYPKDFTSGCTIEARRFQQDLGEYQARNTQILGISADSVDSHAEFCDSEGLKFPLLADTNGSVSRAYGSWMAPYSLRHTYVVDPEGILQERFLGVNPSLHSRDVLASLDRLQK, from the coding sequence ATGCTCGCGATTTTCCGCCGCCCACTGCTCAACGTTCTCCTCGCCACGGTTCTCGCCGGGGTCGCCTGGATCGCTGGAATCTCCGGCGCTCAAGCCCTCGGTGGAGCGCAACCCGCGATCGGCGAACCCGCCCCCGAATTCACCTTACCCACCCATACCGGAGATGGAGAAATCTCACTTTCCGACTATCGCGGTCAGTGGGTTGTCGTATACTTCTATCCGAAAGACTTCACCTCGGGCTGCACGATCGAAGCCCGTCGCTTCCAGCAAGATTTAGGCGAATATCAGGCACGCAATACGCAAATTCTCGGGATTAGCGCCGACTCGGTGGACTCCCACGCCGAATTCTGCGATTCGGAAGGGCTGAAATTCCCGCTCTTGGCGGATACAAACGGCTCGGTGAGTCGGGCTTACGGCTCGTGGATGGCGCCTTATTCCCTGCGTCATACTTACGTAGTCGATCCGGAGGGGATTTTGCAAGAGCGCTTTCTTGGCGTTAATCCTTCACTTCACAGCCGAGACGTGCTAGCCAGCCTCGATCGCCTCCAAAAGTGA
- the glmM gene encoding phosphoglucosamine mutase: MNITSVPLGKSVLNSKEAIAKELGNGSVWNGGGLNLPKSALFGTDGIRGRVGDFLTAPLAVQVGFWAGQVLKAQSKRSGPVILGQDSRNSSDMLATALSAGLTSAGLEVWNLGLCPTPCVAYLTQVTEAMGGVMISASHNPPGDNGIKFFGEKGTKLSSELQKQIEAGVRGQTNGGITSLTWGNYYQRSQLVKEYAQFLQQPLVSKESLDELPLQGLRIVLDLAWGAASVLGPQVFRDMGAQVVCLHDRPDGDRINVDCGSTHLHALQAAVKEYGADMGFAFDGDADRTLAVDDRGRAIDGDYILFLWGQKLRQFGQLPGEAIVATVMSNLGFERAWQATGGQLLRTPVGDQHVHAEMIRSGSMLGGEQSGHILCRHYGVSGDGLMTALHIARLVREGGVTLSELIEGSFQTYPQLLRNVRVEDRERRLAWQDCDALQQAIASAELAMGDRGRVLVRASGTEPVIRVMVEAACPDLAEHWTSNLVIAVERHLAA; this comes from the coding sequence ATGAACATTACCTCCGTTCCCCTAGGCAAATCCGTGTTGAACTCGAAAGAAGCGATCGCGAAAGAACTCGGAAACGGTAGTGTGTGGAATGGAGGCGGCTTAAACCTTCCTAAAAGTGCGTTATTTGGAACCGATGGCATTCGCGGACGGGTGGGGGACTTTTTAACCGCCCCGTTAGCGGTTCAAGTCGGGTTTTGGGCGGGACAGGTTCTCAAAGCCCAAAGCAAGCGATCGGGTCCGGTGATTTTAGGACAGGATTCGCGCAACTCTAGCGATATGTTAGCCACGGCCCTGTCTGCGGGGTTGACCTCTGCCGGATTGGAAGTGTGGAATTTGGGCTTGTGTCCGACCCCTTGCGTGGCGTATTTAACCCAAGTGACCGAGGCGATGGGTGGGGTGATGATTTCCGCCAGTCATAACCCGCCGGGAGATAACGGAATTAAGTTTTTTGGTGAAAAGGGGACGAAACTTTCGTCGGAATTACAAAAACAAATTGAAGCGGGGGTTCGCGGTCAAACGAATGGTGGGATTACCAGCCTCACGTGGGGAAATTATTATCAGCGATCGCAATTAGTTAAAGAATACGCTCAATTTTTACAACAGCCCCTGGTGAGTAAAGAGTCTCTCGATGAGTTGCCTTTACAAGGATTGCGGATCGTTCTCGATCTCGCTTGGGGCGCCGCTTCCGTGTTGGGGCCGCAGGTGTTCCGGGACATGGGGGCACAGGTCGTTTGTCTGCACGATCGCCCGGACGGCGATCGCATTAATGTCGATTGCGGTTCGACCCACTTACACGCCTTACAAGCGGCGGTGAAAGAGTACGGCGCCGATATGGGGTTTGCCTTCGATGGAGATGCCGATCGCACCTTAGCCGTTGACGACCGAGGTAGGGCGATCGATGGCGATTATATTCTGTTCCTGTGGGGTCAGAAACTGCGCCAATTCGGCCAATTGCCGGGAGAGGCGATCGTCGCTACGGTGATGTCCAATCTCGGCTTCGAACGGGCCTGGCAAGCCACGGGCGGCCAGTTATTGCGCACTCCCGTCGGCGACCAACACGTTCACGCGGAAATGATCCGAAGCGGTTCGATGTTGGGCGGCGAACAGTCCGGTCATATTTTGTGTCGCCATTACGGCGTCAGTGGCGACGGTTTGATGACGGCGTTGCATATTGCCCGCTTGGTTCGCGAAGGCGGTGTCACGTTGTCGGAGTTAATTGAGGGCAGTTTCCAAACCTATCCCCAGTTATTGCGTAATGTGCGGGTGGAAGACCGGGAACGCCGCCTCGCTTGGCAGGATTGCGACGCTTTGCAACAGGCGATCGCCTCTGCGGAATTGGCGATGGGCGATCGCGGTCGCGTCCTCGTTCGCGCCTCGGGAACCGAACCCGTGATCCGCGTCATGGTCGAAGCCGCCTGTCCCGATTTAGCGGAACATTGGACTTCTAACTTAGTGATTGCGGTCGAACGCCATCTCGCCGCTTGA
- a CDS encoding glycosyltransferase family 4 protein, which produces MTDLLINLSFLIPKPTGITTYAVNIFPHLKFLDPTLLVGEGIPGYSCYLIPSDLTPEQGTRGHFKRLWWTQQQLPKIYKTLRSRLLFSPVPEAPLAANCRSVVMVHDFIPLRFPKRRSPLTYYHRYYIPQVLKQAVHIVCNSEATARDITDFCQISARKITPIPLAYDASHFRPLNLPKQNYFLYIGRSDPYKNLSRAIAAFAKLPRELECEFWIAGSPDPRYTPVLQKQVESLNLDDRVQFLNYVAYDRLPILLNQAIALVFPTLWEGFGLPVLEAMACGTAVITSNCSALPEVAADAAILVDPYRVDAIAEALHAVATDVNLRSHLEELALQQASHFSWRKTGERTGEILQKYL; this is translated from the coding sequence GTGACCGATTTACTGATTAATTTATCCTTCTTAATCCCCAAACCGACGGGAATCACGACCTACGCCGTTAATATTTTTCCCCATTTAAAATTTCTCGATCCGACCTTATTAGTCGGCGAAGGGATTCCCGGCTATTCCTGCTATTTAATCCCGTCGGATTTAACCCCAGAACAAGGAACGCGCGGCCATTTTAAGCGCTTATGGTGGACGCAGCAACAGTTACCGAAAATTTATAAAACCCTGCGATCGCGCCTACTCTTTTCCCCCGTTCCGGAAGCCCCCCTCGCGGCGAATTGCCGTTCCGTGGTCATGGTTCACGATTTCATTCCGTTGCGCTTTCCCAAACGGCGATCGCCCTTAACTTACTATCACCGTTACTACATTCCCCAAGTTTTAAAACAAGCGGTTCATATCGTCTGCAATTCCGAAGCCACCGCCCGGGATATTACCGATTTTTGCCAAATTTCCGCCCGTAAAATTACGCCCATTCCCCTCGCTTACGATGCATCTCATTTTCGCCCGTTAAACTTACCCAAACAAAACTATTTTCTCTATATCGGACGCAGCGATCCTTACAAAAACTTATCGCGGGCGATCGCCGCTTTTGCAAAACTCCCCCGGGAATTAGAGTGCGAATTCTGGATAGCCGGATCTCCCGACCCCCGTTACACCCCGGTGTTACAAAAACAAGTGGAATCGTTGAATTTAGACGATCGCGTTCAGTTTTTAAACTACGTAGCGTACGATCGCCTGCCGATCTTATTAAATCAGGCGATCGCCCTCGTTTTTCCCACCCTTTGGGAAGGCTTCGGATTGCCCGTTCTCGAAGCAATGGCCTGCGGGACGGCGGTGATTACCTCTAACTGTTCCGCTTTGCCCGAAGTCGCCGCCGACGCCGCGATTTTGGTCGATCCGTATCGGGTTGACGCCATTGCCGAAGCCCTCCACGCCGTCGCTACGGACGTTAATCTGCGATCGCATTTAGAGGAACTTGCCTTGCAACAAGCCAGTCACTTTAGTTGGAGAAAAACAGGAGAAAGGACGGGGGAAATTTTACAAAAGTATTTGTGA
- a CDS encoding glucose-1-phosphate thymidylyltransferase: MKALILSGGKGTRLRPLTYSGAKQLVPVANKPILWYGIEGIVAAGITDIGIIISPETGEEVKELTGNGDRFGAKITYLLQEHPEGLAHAVKIAQSFLGDSPFIMYLGDNLIQRELNPFLEQFKQQNLDSLILLRPVSNPSAFGVAKVDRNGRVLQLIEKPKDPPSNLALVGIYFFSPRIHEAIAQIKPSPRGELEITDAIQQLIDTSATVEARTLEGWWLDTGKKDDLLEANRIILDTQIRPKIMGELDESSQAIGRVQIGKGTKIVNSSIRGPAIIGENCYLENCFIGPYSSIADGVTLIEADLEHSVVLQSAKIMGIHQRLVDSVIGRRAQLTIAPRRPKALRFMIGDDSHIELT, translated from the coding sequence ATGAAAGCATTGATTTTATCTGGCGGCAAAGGAACCCGACTGCGACCGCTTACTTATTCGGGCGCCAAACAATTAGTTCCCGTTGCCAACAAACCGATCCTCTGGTACGGGATCGAAGGGATTGTCGCCGCCGGAATTACCGATATCGGTATTATTATCAGCCCGGAAACGGGAGAAGAAGTGAAAGAATTGACCGGGAATGGCGATCGCTTCGGCGCCAAAATTACCTATCTCTTACAAGAACATCCCGAAGGACTCGCCCATGCGGTTAAAATTGCCCAATCGTTCCTCGGCGATTCTCCGTTTATTATGTATTTGGGCGATAACTTAATTCAACGGGAATTGAACCCGTTTTTAGAACAGTTCAAACAACAAAATCTCGACTCTTTAATTCTCCTGCGTCCCGTGTCCAACCCGAGTGCGTTTGGGGTGGCGAAAGTCGATCGCAACGGGCGCGTTTTACAACTGATTGAAAAGCCGAAAGATCCGCCCTCGAATTTAGCCCTCGTCGGGATTTACTTCTTCTCCCCGCGCATTCACGAGGCGATCGCTCAAATTAAACCGTCCCCTCGCGGTGAATTAGAAATTACCGACGCTATCCAACAACTGATCGATACTTCCGCCACCGTCGAGGCGCGGACTTTAGAGGGGTGGTGGTTGGATACCGGGAAAAAAGACGACCTTCTCGAAGCCAATCGGATTATTTTAGACACCCAAATTCGTCCGAAAATCATGGGAGAACTCGACGAAAGCAGTCAGGCGATCGGACGAGTTCAAATTGGTAAAGGAACAAAAATTGTCAATAGTTCCATTCGCGGTCCGGCGATTATTGGCGAGAATTGCTATCTGGAAAATTGCTTTATCGGTCCGTATTCTAGTATCGCCGATGGGGTCACCTTAATTGAAGCCGATTTAGAGCATAGTGTAGTCTTACAAAGTGCAAAAATTATGGGAATCCATCAGCGTCTGGTCGATAGCGTCATCGGACGTCGCGCCCAACTAACGATCGCCCCCCGCCGTCCGAAAGCATTGCGGTTTATGATTGGCGACGATTCCCATATCGAGTTAACTTAG
- the rfbD gene encoding dTDP-4-dehydrorhamnose reductase: MKLLMTGKMGQLGEELQTVLPTVGEIVAVGRHELDLTDGDRIRELVTTVKPDVVVNAAAYTAVDKAESEPDLAMSVNGTGVGVLAQVCDEIGARFIHLSTDYVFDGRQSHPYGETDPTHPLGSYGKSKLAGETAIREIGGDAIILRTAWVYGVGGTGNFVKTMLRLGGDREQLRVVCDQVGSPTWTGDLAGAIAAIVRQQIPAGTYHYTNSGVASWYDFAIAIFEEAQTLGFPLKVRSVTPITTADYPTPAKRPAYSVLSNQKIASALGTYPPHWRQGLRQMLKNFAVFGNKVQ, encoded by the coding sequence ATGAAACTATTAATGACTGGAAAAATGGGCCAACTCGGGGAGGAATTACAAACCGTCCTCCCGACGGTCGGGGAAATCGTCGCCGTCGGTCGCCACGAACTCGATTTGACCGACGGCGATCGCATCCGCGAACTCGTCACTACCGTCAAACCCGATGTGGTCGTCAACGCCGCCGCCTACACCGCCGTGGACAAGGCGGAAAGCGAACCGGATCTGGCGATGAGTGTTAACGGGACGGGAGTGGGTGTTTTAGCGCAAGTCTGTGACGAGATCGGCGCCAGATTCATTCACCTGTCCACCGATTACGTGTTCGACGGACGCCAAAGTCACCCCTATGGGGAAACCGACCCGACCCATCCCTTGGGAAGTTATGGGAAATCGAAATTAGCCGGAGAAACGGCGATTCGCGAGATCGGCGGCGATGCGATTATTTTACGAACCGCCTGGGTTTACGGTGTCGGCGGGACGGGCAATTTTGTGAAAACGATGTTGCGGTTGGGGGGCGATCGCGAACAGTTGCGCGTCGTTTGCGACCAAGTGGGATCCCCGACCTGGACCGGGGATTTAGCGGGGGCGATCGCGGCGATCGTCCGACAACAAATTCCCGCCGGAACCTATCACTACACCAATAGCGGCGTCGCGAGTTGGTACGATTTCGCGATCGCCATCTTTGAAGAAGCCCAAACCCTCGGTTTTCCCCTCAAGGTTCGATCCGTCACCCCGATTACCACGGCTGACTATCCGACCCCTGCAAAACGTCCGGCATATTCGGTATTGTCGAATCAAAAAATTGCCTCAGCTTTAGGAACTTATCCGCCTCATTGGCGACAAGGATTGAGACAAATGCTCAAAAATTTTGCAGTTTTTGGAAATAAGGTTCAATGA
- a CDS encoding 2-succinylbenzoate--CoA ligase, translated as MDRPVTALFTRLCSWIDADGLQVGDRRACAILHQQFEAKLAALDAVAPQSVIFLAERDPIAFLAGFLAAIARNCPVFLCNPHWQPPEWQQLFNAIRPDLIWGDIPAIPPHSPSPLPKFTPPRTETPCILIPTGGSSGKIRFAIHTVRTLTASVRGFCEYFDRDRVNSFCVLPLYHVSGLMQFWRSLLTGGNLAIFPSYKAIPQQIPPNFNPSNSFISLVPTQLQRLLTLPQAAAYLARFEAVLLGGAPAWSDLFATARTLNIPLAPTYGMTETASGVVTLKPEDFLAGNNSSGRVLPHARLKICTPTGETLKPGEIGMVAIAAKSLALGYFPQNEGNASNPFDFNFFNSDDLGYIDDRGYLQIVGRNSDKIITGGENVFPAEVEAAIRATGLVKDVCAIAVSDPDWGEAIAAVYVPRSPDLSPEHLSRALEGNLAHFKRPKHWWAIEQLPRNDRGKLNREQLQKQFLEKMQNLTATATIFRVPHGETPGGTLAPKDS; from the coding sequence ATGGACCGACCTGTAACCGCACTGTTCACCCGCCTCTGTTCCTGGATCGACGCCGACGGTCTCCAGGTCGGCGATCGCCGCGCCTGCGCGATTTTACACCAGCAATTCGAGGCCAAACTCGCCGCACTCGACGCGGTGGCGCCCCAAAGCGTCATTTTTCTAGCCGAACGCGACCCCATCGCCTTTCTCGCCGGATTCCTGGCGGCGATCGCCCGAAACTGCCCAGTTTTCCTCTGCAATCCCCACTGGCAACCCCCAGAATGGCAGCAACTCTTTAATGCCATCCGCCCCGATCTCATCTGGGGAGACATTCCAGCCATTCCCCCTCACTCCCCGTCTCCTCTTCCCAAATTTACCCCCCCACGGACCGAAACTCCGTGCATCTTGATTCCCACCGGGGGATCTTCGGGAAAAATTCGTTTCGCCATTCATACGGTACGAACTTTAACCGCTTCCGTTCGCGGGTTTTGCGAATACTTCGATCGCGATCGCGTCAATAGTTTTTGCGTTTTACCCCTGTATCACGTCAGTGGTTTAATGCAGTTTTGGCGATCGCTTCTCACCGGGGGAAACTTGGCGATTTTTCCCTCTTATAAAGCCATCCCCCAACAAATTCCGCCCAATTTTAACCCGTCAAACTCTTTTATTTCTCTCGTTCCCACCCAATTGCAACGCTTGTTAACCCTTCCCCAAGCAGCAGCATATTTAGCCCGCTTTGAAGCCGTTCTTCTCGGTGGAGCCCCTGCCTGGTCGGACTTATTCGCCACGGCAAGAACCCTGAACATTCCCCTCGCGCCGACCTATGGTATGACCGAAACCGCGTCTGGGGTCGTCACCTTAAAACCGGAAGACTTTTTAGCGGGAAATAACAGTAGCGGTCGCGTTCTACCCCATGCAAGGCTCAAAATTTGTACCCCGACGGGAGAAACGTTAAAACCGGGAGAAATTGGCATGGTGGCGATCGCGGCAAAATCCCTCGCTTTGGGGTATTTTCCGCAAAACGAGGGAAACGCATCCAATCCATTTGACTTCAATTTTTTCAATTCCGACGACTTGGGATATATTGACGATCGCGGATATTTGCAAATCGTCGGACGCAATAGCGATAAGATTATTACTGGAGGCGAAAACGTGTTTCCCGCAGAAGTGGAAGCGGCGATCCGCGCCACGGGGTTAGTCAAAGATGTCTGCGCGATCGCCGTGAGCGATCCCGATTGGGGTGAGGCGATCGCCGCCGTTTACGTCCCTCGCTCTCCCGATCTTTCTCCCGAGCACCTTTCACGGGCTTTAGAGGGGAATTTAGCCCACTTTAAGCGTCCGAAACATTGGTGGGCGATCGAGCAATTACCTCGCAACGATCGCGGCAAATTAAACCGAGAACAGTTGCAAAAACAATTCTTAGAAAAAATGCAAAATTTAACCGCAACTGCTACTATTTTTCGGGTACCGCATGGGGAAACTCCTGGCGGTACACTTGCTCCCAAAGATAGCTGA
- a CDS encoding o-succinylbenzoate synthase has translation MRYQFEFRPYRRPFKHPLTTPHGTWEVREGIIVRLTDDRGKVGYGEIAPVPWFGSETLADALSFCEQLGHEIGPEIIFSIPPRLTACQFAIESAWEIVSTQPSAIAVQPELGFEDVPYHHLTYSGLLPAGAGAAIARQILWKQGYRTFKWKIGVAPIEAELKSFQQLVRSLRDSFLQETALLRLDANGALTYDQACRWLETCERLGEIEHLPLKIEFLEQPLAVGDLDGMLQLADRFAIPLALDESVAGLSQLRQVYREGWRGIFVIKPCIAGSPSELRQFCQTQAIDAVFSSVFETQVGRQAALKIAAELQNPGDRAVGFGITHWFEDGEEVSIDRLWTDL, from the coding sequence ATGCGCTACCAATTTGAGTTTCGTCCCTACCGTCGCCCGTTCAAACATCCCCTAACCACCCCCCACGGAACCTGGGAAGTCCGTGAAGGAATTATCGTGCGCCTCACCGACGATCGCGGCAAAGTCGGCTATGGAGAAATTGCCCCGGTTCCCTGGTTCGGGTCGGAAACCCTGGCGGACGCCTTGAGCTTTTGCGAACAACTCGGTCACGAGATCGGGCCGGAAATCATTTTCTCGATCCCGCCTCGATTGACGGCCTGTCAGTTCGCGATCGAATCGGCGTGGGAAATTGTCAGCACCCAACCGTCGGCGATCGCCGTCCAACCCGAATTAGGATTTGAAGACGTCCCCTACCATCACCTCACCTATAGCGGTTTACTCCCCGCCGGGGCCGGGGCGGCGATCGCCCGTCAAATCCTCTGGAAACAAGGCTATCGGACGTTTAAATGGAAAATCGGCGTCGCGCCGATCGAGGCCGAACTAAAAAGCTTTCAACAACTGGTGCGATCGCTGCGCGATAGTTTCCTCCAAGAAACCGCCTTATTGCGCCTCGACGCCAACGGCGCCTTAACTTACGACCAAGCCTGTCGCTGGCTGGAAACCTGCGAACGCCTCGGCGAGATCGAGCATCTCCCCCTCAAAATCGAATTTCTCGAACAACCCCTCGCCGTCGGCGACCTCGACGGAATGCTGCAATTAGCCGATCGCTTCGCCATTCCCCTCGCCTTAGACGAATCTGTTGCCGGACTCTCCCAACTGCGCCAAGTTTACCGAGAAGGCTGGCGCGGCATTTTCGTAATTAAACCGTGCATCGCCGGGTCGCCGTCGGAATTGCGCCAATTTTGCCAAACTCAGGCGATCGACGCCGTCTTTTCCTCGGTCTTTGAAACCCAGGTCGGACGACAGGCGGCCCTCAAAATTGCCGCCGAATTGCAAAATCCGGGCGATCGCGCCGTCGGTTTCGGTATCACCCACTGGTTTGAGGACGGCGAGGAGGTCTCGATCGATCGCTTATGGACCGACCTGTAA
- the menH gene encoding 2-succinyl-6-hydroxy-2,4-cyclohexadiene-1-carboxylate synthase has product MNGSRASNQTFPYHFHATIAGQCDRPTLVLLHGFMGNGENFREAIAALGDRFRTIAVDLPGHGQTRVFGGRRHYTIAETARGLVTWLDRLHIQRCFLYGYSMGGRLALYLAVHYPDRFPKVVLESASPGLKTAAERSRRRQRDRALAAQLETVELTSFLTDWYRQPLFASLRSHPDFPRLLAARSRNLPAELATCLRYMGTGNQPSLWPHLANCGASLLLLVGECDDKFVAINREMARSCPVARLAIVPNAGHTVHFENLRDWTTAVVRFLSPEVDALPI; this is encoded by the coding sequence GTGAACGGCAGCAGGGCATCGAATCAGACCTTTCCCTACCATTTTCATGCCACGATCGCCGGACAATGCGACCGTCCGACCTTAGTGCTGCTGCACGGCTTTATGGGAAATGGGGAGAATTTTCGAGAGGCGATCGCCGCCTTGGGCGATCGCTTCCGGACGATCGCCGTCGATCTGCCCGGACACGGCCAAACTCGGGTATTCGGAGGCCGACGACATTACACGATCGCCGAGACCGCCCGAGGTTTAGTCACCTGGCTCGATCGCCTCCACATCCAACGATGCTTTCTGTACGGCTATTCGATGGGCGGTCGCCTCGCCTTATACCTCGCCGTCCATTATCCCGATCGCTTCCCCAAAGTGGTGCTGGAGTCCGCCTCGCCGGGACTGAAAACCGCCGCCGAACGATCGCGACGGCGCCAGCGCGATCGGGCCTTAGCCGCCCAACTCGAAACCGTCGAACTCACCAGCTTTTTAACCGATTGGTACCGCCAGCCCCTGTTCGCGTCCTTGCGATCGCATCCGGACTTCCCGCGCTTGTTGGCGGCGCGATCGCGCAATTTGCCCGCAGAACTCGCCACCTGCTTGCGCTACATGGGAACGGGCAATCAACCGTCATTATGGCCGCATTTAGCCAATTGCGGGGCGTCCCTCCTGTTGCTCGTGGGGGAGTGCGATGATAAATTTGTAGCCATCAATCGGGAAATGGCGCGATCGTGTCCGGTTGCTCGGTTGGCGATCGTGCCGAATGCAGGTCATACCGTGCATTTTGAAAACTTGAGAGACTGGACGACCGCCGTGGTGCGATTTTTGTCTCCAGAAGTAGATGCGCTACCAATTTGA
- the rfbC gene encoding dTDP-4-dehydrorhamnose 3,5-epimerase, protein MNVIPTAIPEVAILEPKIFGDDRGFFFESFNQRKFAEKTGFTGEFVQDNHSRSRKNVLRGLHYQIEQTQGKLLRVVLGSIFDVAVDIRKSSPTFGQWVGCVLSSENHRQFWIPAGFAHGFLVLSDVAEVLYKTTDYYAPQHERSLLWNDPDLAIDWPLHGETPILSEKDKAGKPLNAADLFA, encoded by the coding sequence ATGAACGTCATTCCTACTGCCATTCCCGAGGTCGCGATCCTCGAACCCAAAATTTTTGGCGACGATCGCGGTTTCTTCTTTGAAAGTTTTAACCAGCGCAAATTTGCCGAAAAAACTGGATTTACCGGGGAGTTCGTGCAAGATAACCACTCGCGATCGCGCAAAAACGTTTTACGGGGTTTGCACTACCAAATCGAACAAACTCAAGGAAAATTACTGCGGGTAGTTCTGGGCAGTATTTTTGATGTCGCCGTCGATATTCGCAAAAGTTCGCCGACGTTCGGACAGTGGGTCGGTTGCGTGTTAAGCAGCGAAAATCACCGTCAATTCTGGATTCCTGCCGGATTTGCCCACGGGTTTCTCGTGTTGTCCGATGTCGCCGAAGTTCTCTACAAAACCACCGATTACTACGCCCCCCAACACGAGCGATCGCTCCTCTGGAACGACCCGGATCTGGCGATCGACTGGCCCTTACACGGCGAAACGCCCATTCTTTCGGAAAAAGATAAAGCCGGAAAACCCCTGAACGCAGCCGATTTGTTTGCCTGA
- a CDS encoding acyl-CoA thioesterase, whose product MSFQYERTIRFADTDAAGVVYFANILSICHEAYEASLGECGIDLKSFFSDRAIAIPIVSAHVDFFRPIFCGDRISVGAIAQSLTLDSFQLTYALHPRGSQSPCLAKATTKHVCIDLASRSRQPLSPPMAHWLKLMTS is encoded by the coding sequence ATGTCTTTTCAGTACGAACGCACGATTCGCTTCGCCGATACCGATGCGGCGGGAGTGGTTTATTTTGCTAATATTTTATCGATTTGTCACGAAGCTTACGAGGCGTCTTTAGGGGAATGTGGCATCGATCTTAAAAGCTTTTTTAGCGATCGCGCGATCGCCATTCCTATTGTTTCCGCTCATGTCGATTTCTTTCGTCCGATCTTTTGTGGCGATCGGATTTCGGTTGGGGCGATCGCCCAGTCTCTCACTTTGGACAGTTTTCAGCTAACTTACGCTCTCCACCCTCGGGGATCCCAATCTCCCTGTCTTGCGAAAGCGACCACCAAACACGTCTGTATCGACCTCGCCAGTCGCTCTCGTCAACCGCTTTCACCGCCCATGGCTCACTGGTTAAAACTTATGACTTCTTAA